A window from Salvelinus sp. IW2-2015 linkage group LG5, ASM291031v2, whole genome shotgun sequence encodes these proteins:
- the LOC139027805 gene encoding whirlin-like, translated as MSRMSTDLERMSLNSSSANSVASSARTLSANVKKLHNALNLLLNELEREQFIHCLNVYHSKRNVYDLVQTLKVILNAPSKRQLLPMLRQVIPRSDQLLFDQHTSEGLYLKSDLLARNGSAEALGEVPSGSPTPPGHFLPTPPGSQVAMRGSPDSFSTSSDGTAPLVPLLGRGFLHEPPGEVRQVTLKRHKSNEGLGFSIRGGSEHGVGIYVSLVEPASLAEKEGLRIGDQIMKVNNTVFDKVTHAESSEVSLKLLTEQSVLALLLESVPGITWEELCLSLGHLMHVSIEPLRSHVT; from the exons ATGTCTAGAATGAGCACGGATCTAGAGCGTATGTCGCTCAACTCCTCCTCGGCCAACTCCGTGGCCTCGAGTGCCCGCACGCTGTCAGCCAATGTCAAGAAGCTGCACAACGCGCTCAACCTGCTGCTCAACGAATTGGAGCGGGAGCAGTTCATCCACTGCCTCAACGTGTACCACTCCAAGCGTAATGTCTACGACCTGGTTCAAACACTTAAAGTCATCCTCAATGCGCCCAGCAAACGCCAACTTCTGCCCATGCTACGGCAGGTCATTCCCCGCTCCGACCAGCTTTTGTTTGACCAGCACACCTCGGAGGGCCTTTACTTGAAATCGGATTTACTTGCCAGAAATGGGAGCGCCGAAGCGTTGGGCGAAGTTCCCAGTGGGAGTCCAACTCCTCCTGGGCATTTCTTGCCAACACCTCCCGGATCTCAAGTTGCGATGCGCGGCTCTCCGGATAGTTTCAGCACTAGCAGTGATGGGACAGCTCCCCTCGTCCCGCTGCTCGGGAGAGGCTTTCTGCACGAGCCTCCAGGAGAGGTTCGACAAGTGACCCTGAAACGGCACAAGAGCAACGAGGGCTTGGGTTTCAGTATCCGCGGAGGCTCGGAGCACGGGGTCGGGATCTATGTGTCTCTGGTGGAGCCGGCATCCCTTGCCGAAAAGGAGGGACTAAGGATTGGGGACCAGATTATGAAAGTCAACAACACAGTGTTCGATAAAGTCACGCATGCTGAAAGCAGTgaag TTTCCCTGAAGCTCTTAACTGAGCAGTCTGTCTTGGCTCTGCTTCTGGAGTCTGTGCCAGG GATCACCTGGGaggagctctgtctctctctgggtcatctgatgcacgTCAGCATCGAGCCTCTTCGCTCCCACGTCACATGA